The segment ACTGTCCAAAAATGGCTTGATCCCCGCCATCCTGGCTATCCTTGTGCTTTGCCAGCAAACTGAATTGTATGCTGCCTTTGACTGCAGGAAATTTAGCGGATGGATAGTATGGCAATTGGCGTTTCAGGCCGTCAATTCCCGCCTGCGTCAGGAACAACCTGGGATGCCCGGATTTGAGCGGCGCCGGCAGTTGCGCCATGGCCGACGATGCCATCACCACCAGCAGCAGACCCAAGCCCGCATGCCGCCATTTCTTTGCCAGTGCCCTCCGGCTCACGAGGGGGCAAGATTGCCTTGCCTTTGCCTGGAATGCCATGCACTTCCTCTATTCAATATGCAGAATTATCAAAAAAATATCTACGGCATAATGCCATGAATATTTCTTGATTGATAATAAATTTACAATGAAGAGAAATAAAATATAAGGAAGGACGCTATTTAAGAAAATTAATATTTCTTGAGAAAAATAAGCAATTCCCCAGCCGCATCATCACGGCTCGCCAGCCCGGTGCCCCATCGCATGCGTGGCCATCTTCAGGTACAGGAAGGACTGCTCCTCGCTATGCGCATAGCCCATCTGCCCTTCGGCCAGGGCGACGGATTTCTGCTGCAGCGCTTCCGGGTAGTCCAGGTCGCAGGCGGCGTCGAGCCAGTAACGCGCCCTGGCCTCGTCGCTTTCGAGCAGCATGTTCGCCGCGATGAACATGGCGGGCGCCACGCCCCGTTGTGCGGCCAGTTCCAGCCAGCGCAGCGCGGCGGCGCCGTCCTGCGGGCCGCCCGTGCCGTTCTTGTGCATCAGGCCCAGGTAATATGCGGCAGGACCGCTGCCCTGCCCCGCCGCCTGTTCGAACAGGGCGCGCGCCTGCGGCTGGGTCGATTCACCCGCGCGCATCAGCACCTTGGCCCGGGCCGTGACATCGGGCGCGGCCACAACGGGCGACGCCAGCGCGGCGGCCAGCAGCAAGTTTGCCAGCATCATTTCGACAAATCGAGCTGGTACAGCGCGAAGCCCTTGCCCGCGCCATCATCGGGCTTGAGCTGCGTGACGTTGTCGATGCCGGCCGCCTTGGCCAGGTCGATCACGCCCGGCGCCGAGTGGAAGACCACGGGGCCTTTGGTGACGGCCTTGGCGAAGCGCCAGCTGCGTGCCGAGCCGTTTTTCGCGCGCGTCAGGTTTTTCTCTTGCGTGACGTAGGCGATCAGCAGTTCGCGGTTGTTGTCGGGCGAGGCCACCACCGTCTTGCTGCCGTCCAGGCCAGGGAAATTGCCGCCGCCGCTGGCGCGGTAGTTATTGGTTGCGATCAAAAACTCCTGGCTGGCGTCCACCGGCTTGCCCTTGTACGTGAGCGCCTGGATGCGCTGACCGGGCTGTTGCGTGACGTCGATCTGGTAACGCACGTCGGCGCTCGTGATGGCGTCGAAGTTGTAGCTCGGGTGGGCCGTGTTGACCAGTTCCTGCGCTTCCAGCCGGTTCGGGTCGATGGTATTGAAACGCTGCGCCGACTGTTCCAGCCAGGCCTTCAGGTCCGCACCGTTCATCTTCACGCCATACAGCGCGTTCGGATACAGATACAGATCGGCCGCATTATTCAACGCCACATTGCCCGCCTTGACGTCCGTGTAGTCGGACACGCCGGCCGAGCCGCTCTTGAACGGCGACGACATCGACAGCACGGGCAGATGCGCGTACTGCGGCAAGTTCGCCTTCACGTAGGCGGCAAGATAACTCGATTGCGCCTGGTTCACCACTTCGATGGCGCTCACGTCGCCCACGTCGGCGAAATACGTCGACATGCGGAAATCCGTGGCACCAACCGGCGTCTG is part of the Janthinobacterium sp. 67 genome and harbors:
- a CDS encoding tetratricopeptide repeat protein, with amino-acid sequence MMLANLLLAAALASPVVAAPDVTARAKVLMRAGESTQPQARALFEQAAGQGSGPAAYYLGLMHKNGTGGPQDGAAALRWLELAAQRGVAPAMFIAANMLLESDEARARYWLDAACDLDYPEALQQKSVALAEGQMGYAHSEEQSFLYLKMATHAMGHRAGEP